Proteins co-encoded in one Meiothermus sp. genomic window:
- a CDS encoding ABC transporter ATP-binding protein, translated as MSEAEVSSTPGAALEAERLGKKYGRKPVLENITFAVQPGEVYALAGPNGSGKTTLIRLLTGLAFPTSGVVRMLGQDVYNGGYVARRALGAVVEAPAAFYPHMTGRQNLEMIAFLTGMADAEARIREVLVRLELLAVADQPVRTYSLGQRQRLGLASAILHEPQILILDEPTSGLDPQGINKVHEILAELAWKGVAVLLSTHHLREVSAYVDKVGILGGGRLLEEVKLGTKGETYRLRVDDPAKAAAFLKTVPGVQNVSLRGVNVIFEGSPSVALAALVREHYQVQFLEPDYFDLYDYYRERVKNA; from the coding sequence ATGAGTGAAGCTGAGGTCAGCAGCACCCCGGGAGCCGCCCTCGAGGCCGAGCGGCTGGGGAAAAAGTACGGACGCAAACCCGTGCTAGAAAACATCACTTTCGCCGTACAGCCGGGCGAGGTGTATGCCCTGGCCGGGCCCAACGGCTCCGGCAAGACCACCCTGATTCGCCTGCTCACGGGTCTGGCCTTTCCTACCTCCGGGGTGGTGCGAATGCTGGGGCAGGACGTCTACAACGGTGGCTATGTGGCAAGACGGGCCCTGGGGGCGGTGGTGGAGGCTCCGGCGGCCTTTTATCCACACATGACCGGAAGGCAGAACCTGGAGATGATCGCTTTCCTAACCGGTATGGCCGACGCGGAAGCCCGTATCCGGGAGGTGTTGGTGCGGCTCGAGCTTTTGGCCGTGGCCGACCAGCCAGTGCGCACCTACTCACTGGGCCAGCGCCAACGCCTGGGACTGGCCTCGGCTATTCTGCACGAGCCGCAAATCCTGATTCTGGATGAGCCGACCAGCGGCCTGGACCCCCAGGGCATCAACAAGGTGCACGAGATTCTAGCAGAGCTGGCCTGGAAAGGCGTGGCGGTGCTGCTCTCCACCCACCACCTGCGCGAAGTCTCGGCCTATGTGGATAAAGTTGGCATTCTGGGAGGTGGGCGGCTTTTGGAGGAGGTTAAGCTCGGTACCAAGGGTGAGACCTACCGCCTGCGCGTGGATGACCCAGCCAAAGCTGCGGCCTTCCTGAAAACAGTGCCAGGCGTACAAAACGTGAGTCTGCGCGGCGTGAATGTGATTTTTGAGGGTTCGCCCAGCGTGGCCTTGGCCGCCCTGGTGCGTGAGCACTACCAGGTGCAGTTCTTGGAACCCGACTACTTCGACCTCTACGATTACTACCGCGAAAGGGTAAAAAATGCTTAG
- a CDS encoding ABC transporter permease — translation MLRVLIWEFGKLMRLRSVQIGLLAALVLPLLWAFAPGLRAQYGLELVSGWQVPALSLLTGMDFLFPFLTAMAAAEVLGSEVSMGTLKSVLLRPSPRSRLLLAKIIVVLVYPFILLAISLVGSLLAGLPFGLGSFFGGTGLGAGSFAGVGQLSPVGALTELLRAHALAGVVLWPLSALAMLYAVIFLSTTSAALAAVSTLLLMRLLIAFPAIQPFLLTSYLDLYIRPAAVGLGLPLLIIYTVGFSVLALLIFERKDI, via the coding sequence ATGCTGCGCGTATTGATCTGGGAGTTCGGCAAACTGATGCGGCTGCGCTCGGTGCAGATTGGCTTGCTGGCCGCCCTGGTGCTACCCCTGTTGTGGGCCTTTGCGCCTGGTTTGCGTGCTCAGTACGGCCTCGAGCTGGTCTCGGGTTGGCAGGTGCCGGCCTTATCCCTGCTGACCGGGATGGATTTTTTGTTCCCCTTTCTAACCGCCATGGCTGCAGCGGAGGTGCTGGGCTCGGAGGTCTCGATGGGCACCCTCAAGTCGGTGTTGCTGCGGCCCAGTCCCCGCAGCCGCCTGCTTTTGGCCAAAATTATCGTGGTGCTGGTCTACCCCTTCATTCTGCTGGCAATCAGCTTGGTGGGTTCGTTGCTGGCAGGCCTACCCTTTGGCCTGGGGAGCTTTTTTGGTGGAACCGGCCTGGGCGCGGGTAGCTTTGCCGGCGTGGGCCAGCTTAGCCCTGTAGGGGCCCTGACGGAGCTGCTGCGGGCCCATGCGCTGGCCGGTGTGGTGCTCTGGCCACTTTCGGCGTTGGCCATGCTCTACGCGGTCATTTTCTTGAGTACCACTTCGGCGGCTTTGGCGGCAGTCTCGACGCTCCTCCTGATGCGCCTCCTAATTGCCTTTCCGGCTATCCAGCCGTTCTTGCTGACCAGCTACCTCGACCTGTACATCCGCCCGGCGGCAGTGGGGTTGGGACTGCCACTGCTCATCATCTACACCGTAGGGTTTTCTGTGCTGGCC